One segment of Brassica napus cultivar Da-Ae chromosome C3, Da-Ae, whole genome shotgun sequence DNA contains the following:
- the LOC106427719 gene encoding gibberellin 2-beta-dioxygenase 1-like has translation MGLITIHHSPLINNNTNGGNNVIGFWVHTDPQILSVLRSNYTSGLQIDLTDGSWISVPSDPSSFFFNVGDSLQVLTNGRFKSVKHRVLANSRVSMIYFAGPSLTQRISPPSFLMNNEEECLYKEFTWSEYKISAYNCRLSDNRLQPFERKAVNISLNDS, from the exons ATGG GCTTAATCACTATTCACCATTCCCCTCTTATCAACAATAATACCAATGGTGGCAACAATGTGATCGGTTTTTGGGTACACACTGATCCTCAAATCTTATCTGTCTTAAGGTCTAACTACACTTCTGGTCTCCAAATAGATCTAACTGACGGCTCCTGGATTTCTGTCCCTTCAGATccttcctctttcttcttcaacgtCGGCGACTCTCTCCAG GTGTTGACAAATGGGAGGTTCAAGAGCGTGAAGCATAGGGTTTTAGCTAACAGTAGGGTTTCTATGATTTACTTCGCTGGACCTTCGTTAACTCAGAGAATCTCTCCGCCGAGTTTTCTTATGAACAATGAAGAAGAGTGTTTGTACAAAGAGTTCACTTGGTCTGAATATAAAATCTCTGCCTACAACTGTAGATTGTCTGATAATAGGCTTCAACCATTTGAAAGGAAAGCCGTAAATATATCCCTGAATGATTCATAA